The Anolis carolinensis isolate JA03-04 chromosome 2, rAnoCar3.1.pri, whole genome shotgun sequence genome has a window encoding:
- the wdr45 gene encoding WD repeat domain phosphoinositide-interacting protein 4 isoform X2 — protein METGVRIYNVEPLMEKGHLDHEQVGSVALVEMLHRSNLLAIVGGGGNPKFSEISVLIWDDAREGKEGKDKLVLEFTFTKPALAVRMRHDKIIIVLRNRIYVYSFPDNPTKLFEFDTRDNPKGLCDLCPSLEKQLLVFPGHKCGSLQLVDLSSTKPGTSSAPFTINAHQSEIACISLNQQGTVVASASKKGTLIRLFDTQTKEKLVELRRGTDPATLYCINFSHDSSFLCASSDKGTVHIFALKDTRLNRRSALARVGKVGPMIGQYVDSQWSLASFTVPAESACICAFGRNTSKNVNSVIAICVDGTFHKYVFTPDGNCNREAFDVYLDICDDDDF, from the exons ATGGAGACTGGAGTTCGGATCTATAATGTGGAACCTCTGATGGAGAAGGGGCACCTTG ACCATGAACAGGTGGGCAGTGTAGCACTGGTTGAAATGCTTCATCGGTCCAACCTTCTAGCCATTGTGGGTGGAGGTGGCAACCCCAAATTTTCAGAGATCTCAG TCTTGATCTGGGATGATGCTCgtgaagggaaggaaggcaaagacaaactagTACTGGAATTCACCTTTACCAAGCCAGCGCTGGCTGTCCGCATGAGACATGATAA GATAATAATTGTTCTACGGAATCGAATTTATGTCTATTCTTTCCCTGACAATCCTACGAAGCTCTTTGAATTTGACACACGGGATAACCCCAAAG GACTCTGTGATCTCTGTCCCAGCTTGGAGAAGCAGCTCCTGGTTTTCCCTGGACATAAATGTGGCAGCTTGCAACTAGTG GACCTCTCCAGCACAAAGCCTGGGACTTCGTCTGCCCCGTTCACCATCAATGCCCATCAGAGTGAGATCGCCTGCATCTCTCTCAACCAGCAGGGCACTGTGGTGGCCTCTGCTTCCAAGAAAGGAACCCTCATCCGCCTCTTTGACACACAGACCAAGGAGAAGCTGGTGGAGCTCAGGAGAGGAACTGACCCAGCAACATTGTACTG CATTAACTTCAGCCATGATTCTTCCTTCCTCTGTGCTTCCAGTGACAAAGGAACCGTCCACATCTTTGCCCTAAAAGATACCCGTTTGAATCGTCGTTCCGC GTTGGCACGAGTAGGAAAGGTTGGGCCCATGATAGGCCAGTATGTAGATTCTCAGTGGAGCCTGGCCAGCTTCACTGTGCCAGCTGAGTCTGCCTGCATCTGTGCATTTGGAAGGAATACTTCCAAGAACGTCAACTCGGTCATCG CTATCTGTGTCGATGGTACTTTTCACAAATATGTCTTCACTCCAGACGGCAACTGCAACCGTGAAGCCTTTGACGTCTACCTGGATATATGTGATGACGATGACTTTTGA
- the praf2 gene encoding PRA1 family protein 2, translated as MSEVRLPPVRALEDFLLGSSRLAFPDVRDGQRWHNRVVNNLLYYQSNYLLALGAGLALGGYFCPGLTLLSGTLVTLIFVGFVWAAENKAPVRRFRRNYPGTCFFAVLGLAYFLVSLLEGSATFLVFIALPIMLILIHASLRLRNLKNKIENKMESIGLKRTPMGLLLEALGQEQEAGS; from the exons ATGTCCGAGGTGCGGCTGCCCCCGGTGCGGGCGCTGGAGGACTTCCTGCTGGGCTCCAGCCGCCTGGCCTTCCCGGACGTCCGCGATGGGCAGCGCTGGCACAACCGCGTGGTCAACAACCTCCTCTACTACCAGAGCAACTACTTACTGGCGCTGGGCGCAGGGCTGGCGCTGGGcgg GTATTTTTGCCCAGGTCTGACGTTGTTGAGTGGCACGCTTGTCACACTGATCTTCGTGGGTTTTGTTTGGGCGGCTGAGAACAAGGCTCCTGTTCGACGCTTCCGTAGGAATTACCCTGGCACTTGCTTCTTTGCCGTCCTTGGCTTGGCATACTTCCTGGTGTCTCTCTTGGAAGGCTCTGCCACCTTCTTGGTTTTCATCGCTCTGCCCATCATGC TGATCCTCATCCACGCTTCTCTGCGTCTCCGTAACCTCAAGAACAAGATAGAGAACAAAATGGAGAGCATCGGACTCAAGCGCACACCCATGGGGCTGCTCCTGGAAGCTCTTGGGCAGGAACAGGAAGCTGGATCTTAG
- the wdr45 gene encoding WD repeat domain phosphoinositide-interacting protein 4 isoform X1: MAQQRGVNSLRFNQDQSCFCCAMETGVRIYNVEPLMEKGHLDHEQVGSVALVEMLHRSNLLAIVGGGGNPKFSEISVLIWDDAREGKEGKDKLVLEFTFTKPALAVRMRHDKIIIVLRNRIYVYSFPDNPTKLFEFDTRDNPKGLCDLCPSLEKQLLVFPGHKCGSLQLVDLSSTKPGTSSAPFTINAHQSEIACISLNQQGTVVASASKKGTLIRLFDTQTKEKLVELRRGTDPATLYCINFSHDSSFLCASSDKGTVHIFALKDTRLNRRSALARVGKVGPMIGQYVDSQWSLASFTVPAESACICAFGRNTSKNVNSVIAICVDGTFHKYVFTPDGNCNREAFDVYLDICDDDDF; this comes from the exons ATGGCTCAGCAACGTGGGGTAAACAGCCTGCGCTTCAATCAGGATCAGA GTTGCTTCTGCTGTGCTATGGAGACTGGAGTTCGGATCTATAATGTGGAACCTCTGATGGAGAAGGGGCACCTTG ACCATGAACAGGTGGGCAGTGTAGCACTGGTTGAAATGCTTCATCGGTCCAACCTTCTAGCCATTGTGGGTGGAGGTGGCAACCCCAAATTTTCAGAGATCTCAG TCTTGATCTGGGATGATGCTCgtgaagggaaggaaggcaaagacaaactagTACTGGAATTCACCTTTACCAAGCCAGCGCTGGCTGTCCGCATGAGACATGATAA GATAATAATTGTTCTACGGAATCGAATTTATGTCTATTCTTTCCCTGACAATCCTACGAAGCTCTTTGAATTTGACACACGGGATAACCCCAAAG GACTCTGTGATCTCTGTCCCAGCTTGGAGAAGCAGCTCCTGGTTTTCCCTGGACATAAATGTGGCAGCTTGCAACTAGTG GACCTCTCCAGCACAAAGCCTGGGACTTCGTCTGCCCCGTTCACCATCAATGCCCATCAGAGTGAGATCGCCTGCATCTCTCTCAACCAGCAGGGCACTGTGGTGGCCTCTGCTTCCAAGAAAGGAACCCTCATCCGCCTCTTTGACACACAGACCAAGGAGAAGCTGGTGGAGCTCAGGAGAGGAACTGACCCAGCAACATTGTACTG CATTAACTTCAGCCATGATTCTTCCTTCCTCTGTGCTTCCAGTGACAAAGGAACCGTCCACATCTTTGCCCTAAAAGATACCCGTTTGAATCGTCGTTCCGC GTTGGCACGAGTAGGAAAGGTTGGGCCCATGATAGGCCAGTATGTAGATTCTCAGTGGAGCCTGGCCAGCTTCACTGTGCCAGCTGAGTCTGCCTGCATCTGTGCATTTGGAAGGAATACTTCCAAGAACGTCAACTCGGTCATCG CTATCTGTGTCGATGGTACTTTTCACAAATATGTCTTCACTCCAGACGGCAACTGCAACCGTGAAGCCTTTGACGTCTACCTGGATATATGTGATGACGATGACTTTTGA
- the gpkow gene encoding G-patch domain and KOW motifs-containing protein encodes MAEGAEKSAATPPAPVSFGFTRTTGRRRFLVVTGQDGGEAKQEPDFLSAVEGRELQSVRPAPQPKELVIPLIQKNQWKKPAALLEPDAINGDEAQAIRELIEESKKSQEQWESGNKPDPAFAIPLLMQNRVPDGFEDGEKVDVSLRPESSTEADYEEVPVEAYGFAMLKGMGWKAGEGIGRTFKQDVKPLENRLRPKGLGLGADRSAAQELEPIGRRRPLKPGEEPPKGKDEPLGLVPGGAVFIEAGPHKELYGKIEGVDGDNARIMVKLAIGGKTVTVSQHGVRPVTQKEYDKLAKDLSRLSKAHKEKEAEQRNGTKLDSDNRVEEDKKENRDKKRKHPAGTDRDDRAGKQSKGSSSSSSVPHWLRRDLRVRFVDKLYKGGKYYNTKMVIEDVLKPDTCVCRTEEGRILDGILESMLETVIPRSDSDQVMVVLGEHSGRVGRILRRDKGQNRALVQLQQDEEKLLTLDYDAVCLYVGGSEED; translated from the exons ATGGCGGAGGGAGCAGAGAAGTCAGCAGCGACTCCGCCTGCCCCGGTGTCGTTCGGCTTCACTCGGACTACAGGGCGGAGGCGGTTTCTAGTAGTGACCGGGCAGGATGGCGGCGAGGCGAAGCAGGAGCCCGACTTCCTCTCAGCCGTTGAGGGACGGGAGCTGCAAAG TGTCCGGCCAGCCCCACAGCCGAAAGAACTCGTCATTCCTCTCATCCAGAAGAACCAGTGGAAAAAGCCAGCAGCCCTTCTGGAGCCAGATGCCATCAATGGTGACGAGGCTCAAGCAATCCGAGAGCTTATAGAAG AATCCAAGAAGTCACAAGAGCAATGGGAGAGTGGCAACAAGCCAGATCCTGCATTTGCTATTCCCCTCCTTATGCAGAACCGAGTGCCTGATGGCTTTGAGGATGGAGAAAAAGTGGATGTCAGCCTCCGTCCAGAATCG TCGACTGAGGCAGATTATGAAGAGGTACCAGTGGAAGCCTATGGTTTTGCCATGCTGAAGGGCATGGGCTGGAAGGCTGGTGAGGGCATTGGTCGCACTTTCAAGCA GGATGTGAAGCCTCTTGAGAACCGTCTTAGGCCCAAGGGGCTGGGTCTTGGAGCAGaccgttcagcagctcaggagttGGAACCCATAGGACGCCGACGCCCTCTGAAGCCTGGCGAGGAGCCTCCAAAGGGCAAGGATGAACCTTTGGGATTGGTTCCGGGTGGTGCAGTTTTCATTGAGGCTGGGCCTCACAAAGAGCTCTATGGAAAG ATAGAAGGCGTAGATGGAGATAATGCCCGTATCATGGTGAAATTGGCCATTGGTGGCAAAACAGTGACTGTGAGTCAGCACGGGGTTCGGCCTGTGACCCAGAAGGAATATGATAAGCTAGCCAAAGATCTGA GCCGCCTCAGCAAGGCCCATAAAGAGAAGGAAGCAGAACAGCGTAATGGGACTAAACTTGACTCAGACAACAGGGTGGAGGAAGACAAAAAGGAAAACAGAGACAAAAAGAGGAAACACCCAGCAGGCACTGACAG AGATGACCGAGCTGGAAAGCAAAGTAAGGGGAGCAGCAGTAGCTCCAGTGTTCCTCACTGGCTGCGGAGAGACCTGCGAGTCCGCTTTGTAGATAAACTCTACAAGGGAGGCAAATACTACAATACTAAG ATGGTGATTGAAGATGTCCTCAAACCAGACACATGCGTCTGCCGAACAGAAGAGGGTCGGATATTGGATG GAATCCTGGAGTCCATGCTGGAGACTGTAATCCCACGGAGTGATTCCGACcaggtcatggtggtgttgggggAGCACTCTGGTCGG GTGGGGCGCATTCTGCGTCGAGATAAGGGGCAAAATCGTGCATTGGTGCAGCTACAGCAGGATGAGGAAAAGCTCCTGACATTGGACTATGATGCTGTGTGCCTCTATGTTGGTGGTTCAGAAGAGGACTGA